A window of Sedimentibacter sp. MB31-C6 genomic DNA:
TATTTGTAGTTGTTTTCTATCTTATAAGGAAATCTAATAAACATCCAGTTTTTTATATTGTTATTTCTGGGTTAGTTGGAATAACCTTACGATTTAATTGAGGAAATGCATTGGGTGCACTGGGGACTGTCCCCAGTGCACCCAATGCATTAAATATACATTATTTTATAATTGTTCATTTAGTAAATTTCTGATATAATATAAATCGATACGAATTTAATATTTATTATGAGGAGCAAATATGAACGAAAATCAAAATAATGTACAATATTATGAAGATGAAATAGATTTAAGAGAACTCATCATGGCTTTATGGAAAAGAAAAAAAATGATAATTAGTTTTACTTTGATAGTTGCGATATTGGCTGGTATGTTTAGTATGTTTGTATTATCGCCAGTTTATAATACAAAGCTAGATGTAGTAATTAGTATGCCAGAATCTTATCACACAAGATATGGAGAATATAAATTGCCAATAACTACAAATGAGCAATATATTAATTTGTTTATAAGTAATGATGTTCTTTTAAATACAATTAAGGACATGGGATATGAAGAAGTTTCAATGGAGAGTTTGAAGAAAAGAATTTCTATTGGCAATATGGAAACTAAGGCTGGTTTAGTGCAAAATAGCTTTGAAATATCTGTATCAGCAGATAATCCAGAAGAATCACTAGAATTAGCTCAAACATTATTCGATAATTATTTAGAATTTATGGATGTAATGACTAAAGAGAGAGCAATTAGTTATTATTATAATCATTTTATTGTTGAAT
This region includes:
- a CDS encoding Wzz/FepE/Etk N-terminal domain-containing protein; protein product: MNENQNNVQYYEDEIDLRELIMALWKRKKMIISFTLIVAILAGMFSMFVLSPVYNTKLDVVISMPESYHTRYGEYKLPITTNEQYINLFISNDVLLNTIKDMGYEEVSMESLKKRISIGNMETKAGLVQNSFEISVSADNPEESLELAQTLFDNYLEFMDVMTKERAISYYYNHFIVELNTLEDSLDIAKETLIRNEELLAQTPKLINQGEASLEIQTKLTNESDYVIPVNTVNPNYIKIENDIVGNKQAINGIENSMRMYNQYLDELNKEQEIITEYYESGRAGKLESSTISVVKTSIYLPSPPIAPSQKTSPSNSMNIVIGAVLGGMIGVMVALVKEYWFKN